ACAAACACAGGCAAAAACAACCCGTGCCATCTCCTTGTCGCCACAAGTGCTTAGTGACAAAAGAGTGTGGTTGCGTGTTACAGGGACACAAGCGAGCATTTTGGAGCTAAAAGAGCCTCTGGGGGAGGCGCTGCAAAGTCGCGGTGTGACATTAGTGGCAGATGAAAAGGATGCGTCGATAGCTTTACATGTACACACACTTTTTGCGCACAACCTCAAAGAAGCAGCCAATTACCATGCGGCTGGCGTGGGCGGTGGGGTCGCTGGTGTGTTTTCTCGTGCGTCGGGCAGTAGTTCAAGCGACAGCATCCTTGTTGGCGTTGGCGTGGCGTTAGCGATGGGTGTGGCAGATAGAGCCTTGG
The nucleotide sequence above comes from Sulfurospirillum tamanense. Encoded proteins:
- the traT gene encoding complement resistance protein TraT, coding for MRAFILGLVVAFGLSGCATTQLQTQAKTTRAISLSPQVLSDKRVWLRVTGTQASILELKEPLGEALQSRGVTLVADEKDASIALHVHTLFAHNLKEAANYHAAGVGGGVAGVFSRASGSSSSDSILVGVGVALAMGVADRALADEVYRAIVEVSMRVKEGSAWGVEERTRVLAEALKMGLEPQEAKETMEKQVVYHIAEILH